A single window of Salvia splendens isolate huo1 chromosome 6, SspV2, whole genome shotgun sequence DNA harbors:
- the LOC121808373 gene encoding uncharacterized protein LOC121808373 isoform X6, which yields MANVNEKDVDSGGAGVNAASSVNLLAFATTDHPLSELVWSPHTGLSLKCANRGDDARKPFLLWNVGPSTMERGNGDDHDMIIDKDLVGPSHDVVEREADSFHPRTVLTEESRIELAEGVVPATPAKGSCMGSRWTGKALSDGDIYRRSSDEDDDSVESSMSTRLTPKGVKRKICDEDAILGSKKMKQIHGSDGSTLVMKPDSSFMKWISNMMTNGRPHPNNEDSESPLPLACANDVYSKNFVCFKPRGSAAASISMGFQAVFQSLYCRETDELSAGEEKMVEPIEVSREGAVDGVKSPENIHVEHLAKDTASDGVARAADALGEETKIPEKEACPNTTVGPSKPRTSLWITRLATNTLRLEKGKETAEETIRCSSYGVSPTHRTITTMRNTASRTEMFDAIRSLRLSRADVMRWMDSEAPLRDLDGFFVRLRLAGVGGGSYYVGCITGESSSKKAILVDVGGVKSSIATQYVSNHDFLEDEIKAWWNRSLGSGCRIPSLAELNSKFNNPHTMDAGRRTTEQ from the exons ATGGCGAATGTAAATGAGAAGGATGTCGATTCAGGAG GTGCAGGTGTAAATGCAGCATCAAGTGTGAACCTGCTGGCTTTTGCAACAACCGATCATCCCCTGTCTGAATTAGTCTGGTCACCGCACACCGGCCTCAGCCTCAAATGTGCTAATCGCGGGGACGATGCTAGGAAGCCTTTTCTCCTGTGGAATGTTGGACCGAGCACCATGGAgcgaggaaatggagatgatcaTGACATGATCATTGATAAGGACTTAGTAGGTCCAAGTCATG ATGTGGTCGAGAGGGAGGCGGATTCATTCCATCCGCGGACTGTCCTGACCGAAGAATCAAGGATAGAACTTGCTG AAGGCGTGGTTCCTGCTACCCCGGCTAAAGGCTCGTGTATGGGAAGCAGGTGGACAGGGAAGGCGTTGTCGGATGGAGACATCTACAGGAGATCATCGGACGAAGATGATGACAGTGTGGAGAGTTCTATGAGCACTAGGCTGACTCCGAAGGGTGTGAAGAGGAAGATATGCGACGAAGATGCGATTCTCGGGAGCAAGAAGATGAAGCAGATTCATGGAAGCGATGGATCTACACTTGTGATGAAACCGGATAGTTCTTTCATGAAGTGGATATCGAACATGATGACCAACGGTCGTCCTCATCCTAATAACGAGGATTCTGAATCGCCCCTGCCTCTTGCTTGTGCGAACGATGTGTACAGTAAGAATTTCGTGTGCTTCAAACCGCGAGGCTCTGCAGCTGCAAGCATCAGCATGGGGTTTCAAGCCGTGTTCCAGTCTTTGTACTGTCGTGAGACGGATGAGTTGAGCGCAGGAGAGGAGAAGATGGTCGAGCCCATCGAAGTTTCTAGAGAAGGCGCGGTGGATGGTGTAAAATCACCTGAAAATATACATGTTGAGCACCTAGCCAAAGATACGGCTTCGGATGGAGTGGCCCGTGCTGCTGATGCTTTAGGCGAAGAGACGAAGATTCCTGAAAAAGAAGCGTGCCCGAATACGACAGTGGGACCGAGCAAACCTCGTACAAGTTTGTGGATTACTCGTCTTGCCACCAACACTCTTAGGTTGGAGAAAGGCAAGGAGACAGCTGAAGAAACCATCAGATGCTCCTCCTACGGTGTTTCTCCTACTCATCGGACTATCACCACAATGCGGAATACAGCTTCTAGGACGGAGATGTTTGACGCAATCAGGAGCCTACGGCTTAGTCGGGCGGATGTTATGAG ATGGATGGATTCGGAGGCTCCTTTGCGCGATCTAGACGGTTTCTTTGTGCGATTGCGGCTCGCGGGAGTAGGGGGAGGTAGTTACTATGTGGGTTGCATAACAG GTGAAAGTAGTTCAAAGAAAGCCATCTTGGTGGATGTGGGAGGCGTCAAATCGTCCATTGCTACACAATATGTGTCTAACCATGACTTTCTTGAG GATGAAATCAAGGCTTGGTGGAACAGGAGCCTAGGTAGTGGCTGTCGGATTCCTTCCTTAGCCGAGCTCAACTCCAAGTTCAACAACCCACACACGATGGATGCTGGACGGAGAACAACGGAACAGTGA
- the LOC121808373 gene encoding uncharacterized protein LOC121808373 isoform X7 encodes MANVNEKDVDSGGVNAASSVNLLAFATTDHPLSELVWSPHTGLSLKCANRGDDARKPFLLWNVGPSTMERGNGDDHDMIIDKDLVGPSHDVVEREADSFHPRTVLTEESRIELAEGVVPATPAKGSCMGSRWTGKALSDGDIYRRSSDEDDDSVESSMSTRLTPKGVKRKICDEDAILGSKKMKQIHGSDGSTLVMKPDSSFMKWISNMMTNGRPHPNNEDSESPLPLACANDVYSKNFVCFKPRGSAAASISMGFQAVFQSLYCRETDELSAGEEKMVEPIEVSREGAVDGVKSPENIHVEHLAKDTASDGVARAADALGEETKIPEKEACPNTTVGPSKPRTSLWITRLATNTLRLEKGKETAEETIRCSSYGVSPTHRTITTMRNTASRTEMFDAIRSLRLSRADVMRWMDSEAPLRDLDGFFVRLRLAGVGGGSYYVGCITGESSSKKAILVDVGGVKSSIATQYVSNHDFLEDEIKAWWNRSLGSGCRIPSLAELNSKFNNPHTMDAGRRTTEQ; translated from the exons ATGGCGAATGTAAATGAGAAGGATGTCGATTCAGGAG GTGTAAATGCAGCATCAAGTGTGAACCTGCTGGCTTTTGCAACAACCGATCATCCCCTGTCTGAATTAGTCTGGTCACCGCACACCGGCCTCAGCCTCAAATGTGCTAATCGCGGGGACGATGCTAGGAAGCCTTTTCTCCTGTGGAATGTTGGACCGAGCACCATGGAgcgaggaaatggagatgatcaTGACATGATCATTGATAAGGACTTAGTAGGTCCAAGTCATG ATGTGGTCGAGAGGGAGGCGGATTCATTCCATCCGCGGACTGTCCTGACCGAAGAATCAAGGATAGAACTTGCTG AAGGCGTGGTTCCTGCTACCCCGGCTAAAGGCTCGTGTATGGGAAGCAGGTGGACAGGGAAGGCGTTGTCGGATGGAGACATCTACAGGAGATCATCGGACGAAGATGATGACAGTGTGGAGAGTTCTATGAGCACTAGGCTGACTCCGAAGGGTGTGAAGAGGAAGATATGCGACGAAGATGCGATTCTCGGGAGCAAGAAGATGAAGCAGATTCATGGAAGCGATGGATCTACACTTGTGATGAAACCGGATAGTTCTTTCATGAAGTGGATATCGAACATGATGACCAACGGTCGTCCTCATCCTAATAACGAGGATTCTGAATCGCCCCTGCCTCTTGCTTGTGCGAACGATGTGTACAGTAAGAATTTCGTGTGCTTCAAACCGCGAGGCTCTGCAGCTGCAAGCATCAGCATGGGGTTTCAAGCCGTGTTCCAGTCTTTGTACTGTCGTGAGACGGATGAGTTGAGCGCAGGAGAGGAGAAGATGGTCGAGCCCATCGAAGTTTCTAGAGAAGGCGCGGTGGATGGTGTAAAATCACCTGAAAATATACATGTTGAGCACCTAGCCAAAGATACGGCTTCGGATGGAGTGGCCCGTGCTGCTGATGCTTTAGGCGAAGAGACGAAGATTCCTGAAAAAGAAGCGTGCCCGAATACGACAGTGGGACCGAGCAAACCTCGTACAAGTTTGTGGATTACTCGTCTTGCCACCAACACTCTTAGGTTGGAGAAAGGCAAGGAGACAGCTGAAGAAACCATCAGATGCTCCTCCTACGGTGTTTCTCCTACTCATCGGACTATCACCACAATGCGGAATACAGCTTCTAGGACGGAGATGTTTGACGCAATCAGGAGCCTACGGCTTAGTCGGGCGGATGTTATGAG ATGGATGGATTCGGAGGCTCCTTTGCGCGATCTAGACGGTTTCTTTGTGCGATTGCGGCTCGCGGGAGTAGGGGGAGGTAGTTACTATGTGGGTTGCATAACAG GTGAAAGTAGTTCAAAGAAAGCCATCTTGGTGGATGTGGGAGGCGTCAAATCGTCCATTGCTACACAATATGTGTCTAACCATGACTTTCTTGAG GATGAAATCAAGGCTTGGTGGAACAGGAGCCTAGGTAGTGGCTGTCGGATTCCTTCCTTAGCCGAGCTCAACTCCAAGTTCAACAACCCACACACGATGGATGCTGGACGGAGAACAACGGAACAGTGA
- the LOC121808373 gene encoding uncharacterized protein LOC121808373 isoform X5, which translates to MFVVFISGIAATFEMANVNEKDVDSGGVNAASSVNLLAFATTDHPLSELVWSPHTGLSLKCANRGDDARKPFLLWNVGPSTMERGNGDDHDMIIDKDLVGPSHDVVEREADSFHPRTVLTEESRIELAEGVVPATPAKGSCMGSRWTGKALSDGDIYRRSSDEDDDSVESSMSTRLTPKGVKRKICDEDAILGSKKMKQIHGSDGSTLVMKPDSSFMKWISNMMTNGRPHPNNEDSESPLPLACANDVYSKNFVCFKPRGSAAASISMGFQAVFQSLYCRETDELSAGEEKMVEPIEVSREGAVDGVKSPENIHVEHLAKDTASDGVARAADALGEETKIPEKEACPNTTVGPSKPRTSLWITRLATNTLRLEKGKETAEETIRCSSYGVSPTHRTITTMRNTASRTEMFDAIRSLRLSRADVMRWMDSEAPLRDLDGFFVRLRLAGVGGGSYYVGCITGESSSKKAILVDVGGVKSSIATQYVSNHDFLEDEIKAWWNRSLGSGCRIPSLAELNSKFNNPHTMDAGRRTTEQ; encoded by the exons ATGTTTGTTGTGTTTATTTCAGGAATCGCAGCGACTTTTGAGATGGCGAATGTAAATGAGAAGGATGTCGATTCAGGAG GTGTAAATGCAGCATCAAGTGTGAACCTGCTGGCTTTTGCAACAACCGATCATCCCCTGTCTGAATTAGTCTGGTCACCGCACACCGGCCTCAGCCTCAAATGTGCTAATCGCGGGGACGATGCTAGGAAGCCTTTTCTCCTGTGGAATGTTGGACCGAGCACCATGGAgcgaggaaatggagatgatcaTGACATGATCATTGATAAGGACTTAGTAGGTCCAAGTCATG ATGTGGTCGAGAGGGAGGCGGATTCATTCCATCCGCGGACTGTCCTGACCGAAGAATCAAGGATAGAACTTGCTG AAGGCGTGGTTCCTGCTACCCCGGCTAAAGGCTCGTGTATGGGAAGCAGGTGGACAGGGAAGGCGTTGTCGGATGGAGACATCTACAGGAGATCATCGGACGAAGATGATGACAGTGTGGAGAGTTCTATGAGCACTAGGCTGACTCCGAAGGGTGTGAAGAGGAAGATATGCGACGAAGATGCGATTCTCGGGAGCAAGAAGATGAAGCAGATTCATGGAAGCGATGGATCTACACTTGTGATGAAACCGGATAGTTCTTTCATGAAGTGGATATCGAACATGATGACCAACGGTCGTCCTCATCCTAATAACGAGGATTCTGAATCGCCCCTGCCTCTTGCTTGTGCGAACGATGTGTACAGTAAGAATTTCGTGTGCTTCAAACCGCGAGGCTCTGCAGCTGCAAGCATCAGCATGGGGTTTCAAGCCGTGTTCCAGTCTTTGTACTGTCGTGAGACGGATGAGTTGAGCGCAGGAGAGGAGAAGATGGTCGAGCCCATCGAAGTTTCTAGAGAAGGCGCGGTGGATGGTGTAAAATCACCTGAAAATATACATGTTGAGCACCTAGCCAAAGATACGGCTTCGGATGGAGTGGCCCGTGCTGCTGATGCTTTAGGCGAAGAGACGAAGATTCCTGAAAAAGAAGCGTGCCCGAATACGACAGTGGGACCGAGCAAACCTCGTACAAGTTTGTGGATTACTCGTCTTGCCACCAACACTCTTAGGTTGGAGAAAGGCAAGGAGACAGCTGAAGAAACCATCAGATGCTCCTCCTACGGTGTTTCTCCTACTCATCGGACTATCACCACAATGCGGAATACAGCTTCTAGGACGGAGATGTTTGACGCAATCAGGAGCCTACGGCTTAGTCGGGCGGATGTTATGAG ATGGATGGATTCGGAGGCTCCTTTGCGCGATCTAGACGGTTTCTTTGTGCGATTGCGGCTCGCGGGAGTAGGGGGAGGTAGTTACTATGTGGGTTGCATAACAG GTGAAAGTAGTTCAAAGAAAGCCATCTTGGTGGATGTGGGAGGCGTCAAATCGTCCATTGCTACACAATATGTGTCTAACCATGACTTTCTTGAG GATGAAATCAAGGCTTGGTGGAACAGGAGCCTAGGTAGTGGCTGTCGGATTCCTTCCTTAGCCGAGCTCAACTCCAAGTTCAACAACCCACACACGATGGATGCTGGACGGAGAACAACGGAACAGTGA
- the LOC121808373 gene encoding uncharacterized protein LOC121808373 isoform X4, protein MFVVFISGIAATFEMANVNEKDVDSGGAGVNAASSVNLLAFATTDHPLSELVWSPHTGLSLKCANRGDDARKPFLLWNVGPSTMERGNGDDHDMIIDKDLVGPSHDVVEREADSFHPRTVLTEESRIELAEGVVPATPAKGSCMGSRWTGKALSDGDIYRRSSDEDDDSVESSMSTRLTPKGVKRKICDEDAILGSKKMKQIHGSDGSTLVMKPDSSFMKWISNMMTNGRPHPNNEDSESPLPLACANDVYSKNFVCFKPRGSAAASISMGFQAVFQSLYCRETDELSAGEEKMVEPIEVSREGAVDGVKSPENIHVEHLAKDTASDGVARAADALGEETKIPEKEACPNTTVGPSKPRTSLWITRLATNTLRLEKGKETAEETIRCSSYGVSPTHRTITTMRNTASRTEMFDAIRSLRLSRADVMRWMDSEAPLRDLDGFFVRLRLAGVGGGSYYVGCITGESSSKKAILVDVGGVKSSIATQYVSNHDFLEDEIKAWWNRSLGSGCRIPSLAELNSKFNNPHTMDAGRRTTEQ, encoded by the exons ATGTTTGTTGTGTTTATTTCAGGAATCGCAGCGACTTTTGAGATGGCGAATGTAAATGAGAAGGATGTCGATTCAGGAG GTGCAGGTGTAAATGCAGCATCAAGTGTGAACCTGCTGGCTTTTGCAACAACCGATCATCCCCTGTCTGAATTAGTCTGGTCACCGCACACCGGCCTCAGCCTCAAATGTGCTAATCGCGGGGACGATGCTAGGAAGCCTTTTCTCCTGTGGAATGTTGGACCGAGCACCATGGAgcgaggaaatggagatgatcaTGACATGATCATTGATAAGGACTTAGTAGGTCCAAGTCATG ATGTGGTCGAGAGGGAGGCGGATTCATTCCATCCGCGGACTGTCCTGACCGAAGAATCAAGGATAGAACTTGCTG AAGGCGTGGTTCCTGCTACCCCGGCTAAAGGCTCGTGTATGGGAAGCAGGTGGACAGGGAAGGCGTTGTCGGATGGAGACATCTACAGGAGATCATCGGACGAAGATGATGACAGTGTGGAGAGTTCTATGAGCACTAGGCTGACTCCGAAGGGTGTGAAGAGGAAGATATGCGACGAAGATGCGATTCTCGGGAGCAAGAAGATGAAGCAGATTCATGGAAGCGATGGATCTACACTTGTGATGAAACCGGATAGTTCTTTCATGAAGTGGATATCGAACATGATGACCAACGGTCGTCCTCATCCTAATAACGAGGATTCTGAATCGCCCCTGCCTCTTGCTTGTGCGAACGATGTGTACAGTAAGAATTTCGTGTGCTTCAAACCGCGAGGCTCTGCAGCTGCAAGCATCAGCATGGGGTTTCAAGCCGTGTTCCAGTCTTTGTACTGTCGTGAGACGGATGAGTTGAGCGCAGGAGAGGAGAAGATGGTCGAGCCCATCGAAGTTTCTAGAGAAGGCGCGGTGGATGGTGTAAAATCACCTGAAAATATACATGTTGAGCACCTAGCCAAAGATACGGCTTCGGATGGAGTGGCCCGTGCTGCTGATGCTTTAGGCGAAGAGACGAAGATTCCTGAAAAAGAAGCGTGCCCGAATACGACAGTGGGACCGAGCAAACCTCGTACAAGTTTGTGGATTACTCGTCTTGCCACCAACACTCTTAGGTTGGAGAAAGGCAAGGAGACAGCTGAAGAAACCATCAGATGCTCCTCCTACGGTGTTTCTCCTACTCATCGGACTATCACCACAATGCGGAATACAGCTTCTAGGACGGAGATGTTTGACGCAATCAGGAGCCTACGGCTTAGTCGGGCGGATGTTATGAG ATGGATGGATTCGGAGGCTCCTTTGCGCGATCTAGACGGTTTCTTTGTGCGATTGCGGCTCGCGGGAGTAGGGGGAGGTAGTTACTATGTGGGTTGCATAACAG GTGAAAGTAGTTCAAAGAAAGCCATCTTGGTGGATGTGGGAGGCGTCAAATCGTCCATTGCTACACAATATGTGTCTAACCATGACTTTCTTGAG GATGAAATCAAGGCTTGGTGGAACAGGAGCCTAGGTAGTGGCTGTCGGATTCCTTCCTTAGCCGAGCTCAACTCCAAGTTCAACAACCCACACACGATGGATGCTGGACGGAGAACAACGGAACAGTGA
- the LOC121808373 gene encoding uncharacterized protein LOC121808373 isoform X2, whose translation MFVVFISGIAATFEMANVNEKDVDSGGEEDVTNFRIRTKLLSSCSGAGVNAASSVNLLAFATTDHPLSELVWSPHTGLSLKCANRGDDARKPFLLWNVGPSTMERGNGDDHDMIIDKDLVGPSHDVVEREADSFHPRTVLTEESRIELAGVVPATPAKGSCMGSRWTGKALSDGDIYRRSSDEDDDSVESSMSTRLTPKGVKRKICDEDAILGSKKMKQIHGSDGSTLVMKPDSSFMKWISNMMTNGRPHPNNEDSESPLPLACANDVYSKNFVCFKPRGSAAASISMGFQAVFQSLYCRETDELSAGEEKMVEPIEVSREGAVDGVKSPENIHVEHLAKDTASDGVARAADALGEETKIPEKEACPNTTVGPSKPRTSLWITRLATNTLRLEKGKETAEETIRCSSYGVSPTHRTITTMRNTASRTEMFDAIRSLRLSRADVMRWMDSEAPLRDLDGFFVRLRLAGVGGGSYYVGCITGESSSKKAILVDVGGVKSSIATQYVSNHDFLEDEIKAWWNRSLGSGCRIPSLAELNSKFNNPHTMDAGRRTTEQ comes from the exons ATGTTTGTTGTGTTTATTTCAGGAATCGCAGCGACTTTTGAGATGGCGAATGTAAATGAGAAGGATGTCGATTCAGGAGGTGAGGAGGATGTTACGAATTTcagaatccgcacgaaattgcTGAGTAGTTGCTCAGGTGCAGGTGTAAATGCAGCATCAAGTGTGAACCTGCTGGCTTTTGCAACAACCGATCATCCCCTGTCTGAATTAGTCTGGTCACCGCACACCGGCCTCAGCCTCAAATGTGCTAATCGCGGGGACGATGCTAGGAAGCCTTTTCTCCTGTGGAATGTTGGACCGAGCACCATGGAgcgaggaaatggagatgatcaTGACATGATCATTGATAAGGACTTAGTAGGTCCAAGTCATG ATGTGGTCGAGAGGGAGGCGGATTCATTCCATCCGCGGACTGTCCTGACCGAAGAATCAAGGATAGAACTTGCTG GCGTGGTTCCTGCTACCCCGGCTAAAGGCTCGTGTATGGGAAGCAGGTGGACAGGGAAGGCGTTGTCGGATGGAGACATCTACAGGAGATCATCGGACGAAGATGATGACAGTGTGGAGAGTTCTATGAGCACTAGGCTGACTCCGAAGGGTGTGAAGAGGAAGATATGCGACGAAGATGCGATTCTCGGGAGCAAGAAGATGAAGCAGATTCATGGAAGCGATGGATCTACACTTGTGATGAAACCGGATAGTTCTTTCATGAAGTGGATATCGAACATGATGACCAACGGTCGTCCTCATCCTAATAACGAGGATTCTGAATCGCCCCTGCCTCTTGCTTGTGCGAACGATGTGTACAGTAAGAATTTCGTGTGCTTCAAACCGCGAGGCTCTGCAGCTGCAAGCATCAGCATGGGGTTTCAAGCCGTGTTCCAGTCTTTGTACTGTCGTGAGACGGATGAGTTGAGCGCAGGAGAGGAGAAGATGGTCGAGCCCATCGAAGTTTCTAGAGAAGGCGCGGTGGATGGTGTAAAATCACCTGAAAATATACATGTTGAGCACCTAGCCAAAGATACGGCTTCGGATGGAGTGGCCCGTGCTGCTGATGCTTTAGGCGAAGAGACGAAGATTCCTGAAAAAGAAGCGTGCCCGAATACGACAGTGGGACCGAGCAAACCTCGTACAAGTTTGTGGATTACTCGTCTTGCCACCAACACTCTTAGGTTGGAGAAAGGCAAGGAGACAGCTGAAGAAACCATCAGATGCTCCTCCTACGGTGTTTCTCCTACTCATCGGACTATCACCACAATGCGGAATACAGCTTCTAGGACGGAGATGTTTGACGCAATCAGGAGCCTACGGCTTAGTCGGGCGGATGTTATGAG ATGGATGGATTCGGAGGCTCCTTTGCGCGATCTAGACGGTTTCTTTGTGCGATTGCGGCTCGCGGGAGTAGGGGGAGGTAGTTACTATGTGGGTTGCATAACAG GTGAAAGTAGTTCAAAGAAAGCCATCTTGGTGGATGTGGGAGGCGTCAAATCGTCCATTGCTACACAATATGTGTCTAACCATGACTTTCTTGAG GATGAAATCAAGGCTTGGTGGAACAGGAGCCTAGGTAGTGGCTGTCGGATTCCTTCCTTAGCCGAGCTCAACTCCAAGTTCAACAACCCACACACGATGGATGCTGGACGGAGAACAACGGAACAGTGA
- the LOC121808373 gene encoding uncharacterized protein LOC121808373 isoform X1 — translation MFVVFISGIAATFEMANVNEKDVDSGGEEDVTNFRIRTKLLSSCSGAGVNAASSVNLLAFATTDHPLSELVWSPHTGLSLKCANRGDDARKPFLLWNVGPSTMERGNGDDHDMIIDKDLVGPSHDVVEREADSFHPRTVLTEESRIELAEGVVPATPAKGSCMGSRWTGKALSDGDIYRRSSDEDDDSVESSMSTRLTPKGVKRKICDEDAILGSKKMKQIHGSDGSTLVMKPDSSFMKWISNMMTNGRPHPNNEDSESPLPLACANDVYSKNFVCFKPRGSAAASISMGFQAVFQSLYCRETDELSAGEEKMVEPIEVSREGAVDGVKSPENIHVEHLAKDTASDGVARAADALGEETKIPEKEACPNTTVGPSKPRTSLWITRLATNTLRLEKGKETAEETIRCSSYGVSPTHRTITTMRNTASRTEMFDAIRSLRLSRADVMRWMDSEAPLRDLDGFFVRLRLAGVGGGSYYVGCITGESSSKKAILVDVGGVKSSIATQYVSNHDFLEDEIKAWWNRSLGSGCRIPSLAELNSKFNNPHTMDAGRRTTEQ, via the exons ATGTTTGTTGTGTTTATTTCAGGAATCGCAGCGACTTTTGAGATGGCGAATGTAAATGAGAAGGATGTCGATTCAGGAGGTGAGGAGGATGTTACGAATTTcagaatccgcacgaaattgcTGAGTAGTTGCTCAGGTGCAGGTGTAAATGCAGCATCAAGTGTGAACCTGCTGGCTTTTGCAACAACCGATCATCCCCTGTCTGAATTAGTCTGGTCACCGCACACCGGCCTCAGCCTCAAATGTGCTAATCGCGGGGACGATGCTAGGAAGCCTTTTCTCCTGTGGAATGTTGGACCGAGCACCATGGAgcgaggaaatggagatgatcaTGACATGATCATTGATAAGGACTTAGTAGGTCCAAGTCATG ATGTGGTCGAGAGGGAGGCGGATTCATTCCATCCGCGGACTGTCCTGACCGAAGAATCAAGGATAGAACTTGCTG AAGGCGTGGTTCCTGCTACCCCGGCTAAAGGCTCGTGTATGGGAAGCAGGTGGACAGGGAAGGCGTTGTCGGATGGAGACATCTACAGGAGATCATCGGACGAAGATGATGACAGTGTGGAGAGTTCTATGAGCACTAGGCTGACTCCGAAGGGTGTGAAGAGGAAGATATGCGACGAAGATGCGATTCTCGGGAGCAAGAAGATGAAGCAGATTCATGGAAGCGATGGATCTACACTTGTGATGAAACCGGATAGTTCTTTCATGAAGTGGATATCGAACATGATGACCAACGGTCGTCCTCATCCTAATAACGAGGATTCTGAATCGCCCCTGCCTCTTGCTTGTGCGAACGATGTGTACAGTAAGAATTTCGTGTGCTTCAAACCGCGAGGCTCTGCAGCTGCAAGCATCAGCATGGGGTTTCAAGCCGTGTTCCAGTCTTTGTACTGTCGTGAGACGGATGAGTTGAGCGCAGGAGAGGAGAAGATGGTCGAGCCCATCGAAGTTTCTAGAGAAGGCGCGGTGGATGGTGTAAAATCACCTGAAAATATACATGTTGAGCACCTAGCCAAAGATACGGCTTCGGATGGAGTGGCCCGTGCTGCTGATGCTTTAGGCGAAGAGACGAAGATTCCTGAAAAAGAAGCGTGCCCGAATACGACAGTGGGACCGAGCAAACCTCGTACAAGTTTGTGGATTACTCGTCTTGCCACCAACACTCTTAGGTTGGAGAAAGGCAAGGAGACAGCTGAAGAAACCATCAGATGCTCCTCCTACGGTGTTTCTCCTACTCATCGGACTATCACCACAATGCGGAATACAGCTTCTAGGACGGAGATGTTTGACGCAATCAGGAGCCTACGGCTTAGTCGGGCGGATGTTATGAG ATGGATGGATTCGGAGGCTCCTTTGCGCGATCTAGACGGTTTCTTTGTGCGATTGCGGCTCGCGGGAGTAGGGGGAGGTAGTTACTATGTGGGTTGCATAACAG GTGAAAGTAGTTCAAAGAAAGCCATCTTGGTGGATGTGGGAGGCGTCAAATCGTCCATTGCTACACAATATGTGTCTAACCATGACTTTCTTGAG GATGAAATCAAGGCTTGGTGGAACAGGAGCCTAGGTAGTGGCTGTCGGATTCCTTCCTTAGCCGAGCTCAACTCCAAGTTCAACAACCCACACACGATGGATGCTGGACGGAGAACAACGGAACAGTGA